A stretch of DNA from Serinibacter arcticus:
CCGGACCCCAGGTCCGGGCGGGGCGGCCGCGTCGCGCCCGGCCCTGTCGGGTACGGCCCCAGCCCGCCGTCCCCGCACCGCCCGAGTCGGACCACCGGAGCTCCCATGACTCACGTCCTCGTCCCCGCCACCCCGCAGCGCACGCTGACCGACGCCTGGCGCGCCTGCGTCGGCACCGGCCGCACACGCGAGGTGCTGCACGCCGACTACCGCGACTCGCTCGCGCTCGTGCAGCGCGAGATCACCTTCGGCGCCACCCGCGCGCACGGGATCCTGCACGACGACATGGGCCTCGTGCGCCGCTACGAGCACGAGGGCGTCGCCGGCACCCGGTACTCCTTCAGCTACGTCGACCTCGTCATCGACACCTGGCTCGAGGCCGGCATCGCGCCGTTCCTCGAGCTCGGGTTCATGCCGCGCGACCTGGCCTCGGGCGAGCAGACCATCTTCTGGTGGCAGGGCAACGTGACACCGCCGCGCGACGCGCGCGAGTGGGCCGACCTCGTCGCCGCGCTGCTGCGCCACCTGGTGGCGCGCTACGGCGTCGAGCAGGTCCGCACCTGGCCCGTGGAGGTGTGGAACGAGCCGAACCTGCCGGACTTCTGGAGCGGGTCGGAGGCGGACTACCACGACCTGTACGAGGTGACCGCGCACGCGGTGAAGGAGGTCGACGCCGAGATCGCCGTCGGCGGCCCCGCCGTCTCCCCGGGGGCGGACGACTGGCTGCCGCGGTTCGCCGACGTCGTCGAGCGCCGGGACCTGCCGTGCGACTTCGTGAGCAAGCACGCCTACACCAGCGGTCCCGCGCAGCACGTGCCGTTCGGGACCTACCAGACGCTGCGCCCCGCGTCCCACCTGCTCGAGCAGTTCGCGACGCCGTCGACGCTGCTGGCGGGGACGGCCCTGGCGGGCCTGCCGGTCCACATCACCGAGTTCTCCTCCTCCTACCGCCCCGACAACCCGATCCACGACACCGCCTACCAGGCCGCCTACCTCGCCCCGGTGCTCGCCGCCGGCGGTGACCACGTCGCCTCCTTCTCCTACTGGACGCTGTGCGACGTGTTCGAGGAGGTCGGGATCCCGACCGCGCCCTTCCACGGCGGGTTCGGCCTGCTCGGTCACCGCCAGGTGCGCAAGCCCGTGTTCCACCTCTACGCCTTCGCCGCCGCGCTGGGCGCGGACGTGCTGGCCCGCGGCGGGGACCACCTCGTCACGCGGCACCCCGACGGCCGGATCGCGGCGCTGCTGTGGCAGCCCCTCGACCCGACCCGCGTGGCCGAGGCCGGGCACACCGTCCGCCTCGACCTCTCGGTCGCCGCGCCTCAGGTGCACGTCAGCGAGCGCCACGTCGACGCCGAGCGCGGCAACGCCCGCACCGCCTGGCAGGCGATGGGCTCCCCGCTCGCACCGTCGGCGCGGGCCACCGAGGACCTGCACGCCGCCTCCGTCCCGGCCTACCGGGGACGGGCCGTCCGCGCCGAGGGCGGCCGCGTCGTCGTCGACGTCGAGCTCGGCCGGCACGGGATCGCGCTGGTCGAGGTGGCGCCGACCGACCCGCAGCCCGCACCCTGGCTGGACGAGGGCCGCCTGCTCGGCGGCCCGGGGACGAAGGGATGACCGCCATGACGGAGCGCGGTGCCACCGGCGCGGAGGAGGTCGGCCGGGGACCGCTCTCGCGCGGGACGGCGGCGTTCTACCGATACCTCGTGCTCACGGCCCTGATCGCGCTGACGACCCTGCCGGGGAGCGTGCTCGCGTTCCTGCTGCACCGGGACGCCTCCAACGCCCCGCTGTTCGCGCTCGCGCTGGTGCCGCTCGCGCCCGCGCTGTCGGCCGCCCTGTACGCCCAGCGGGAGTGGGAGCGCGACGACGACCAGCGCCCCGCGCGCCCGTTCTGGCGCGGCTACCGACGCAACCTCGGCGACGTGCTGCGGTGGTGGGTGCCGGCGCTCGCGCTCGGGACCGTGCTCGCGATCAACCTCGCCGGGGCGGGCCTGGTCGCCGGGGCCGCGTTCTACGTGCCGGTCAGCCTGCTGCTCCTCGTCGTCCTCGCCTTGCTCTGCGCGCAGATGCTCGTCATCACCGCCACGCTCAGCTTCCGCACGGTCGACGCCGCGCGCATCGCGCTGCACGGCCTCGTGCGGTACTGGCGGTTCGACGTCGCCGTGCTCTGCCTCCTGCTCGTCGTCGGCGCGCTCGTGGTCCTGGCCTGGGACCCCGCGCCGATCCTCGCCTCCGGCGTGCTCCTCGCCATGCTCCGCCCGTTCGCCCGACCCGTCGTCGCCGACGTCACCGAGAGGTTCACCACCCGTGACTGACCCGCAGCTCCCGACCGCCCCGACCGCTGCCACCACCCCCGTGTCCGTGCCGCTCCCGCTGGCGCCGCTGCGCACCCCGGCGCCCGCGCCGACCCCCGCGCGCCTGCCGGCCACGCCCGGCCTCGCGTTCGGCGGCGACTACAACCCCGAGCAGTGGGGCAAGGACGTCTGGGACGCGGACTACGAGGCGTTCGACGCCGCCCGCATCACCACCGTCACGCTCGGCGTGTTCATCTGGTCGCTCACGCAGCCGGCGGAGGACACGTTCGACTTCACGGTGCTCGACGAGATCGTCCAGCGGGCCGCCGACGAGGGCCGCACGATCTGCCTCGCCACCGGCACCGGCGCGCTGTCGCCCTGGATCGCCCGCGCCCACCCCGAGGTGACGCGCGTCGACTTCGAGGGGCGCAAGCACCGCTACGGACAGCGACACAACGCGTGCTGGAGCTCGCCGCACTTCCGCCGGCTCGCCGTCGGGATCGCGGGGAAGGTGGCCGAGCGCTACGCCGACCACCCGGCGGTCGTCGCGTGGCACATCGGCAACGAGTACGGCGGCGACGGCGGGGCCTGCTACTGCGACCTGTGCGCGGCCGAGTTCCGCCTGTGGCTGCAGCAGTGCTACGGCACGCTGGACGAGCTCAACGAGGCCTGGAACACGACGTTCTGGTCGCACCGGTTCGGCGACTGGGACGAGATCGTGCCGCCGAGCGCCCTGACGGAGCACTGGAAGGGGCGCGGCTACACCGCCTTCCAGGGCATCACGCTGGACTACTACCGGTTCACCACCGACAACGCGATCCGGCAGTACAACGAGGAGAAGGCCGCGATCCGGCAGTTCTCCGACCTGCCCGCGACCACCAACTTCATGGGCTTCTTCCAGCCGCTGGACTACCACCGCTGGGCGCCCCACCTCGACTTCGCCTCCTGGGACAACTACCCGCCGCGCAGCGACGAGCCGTGGCGCACCGCGCTGACGCACGACCTCATGCGCGGTCTGAAGGACGGCGCCCCGTTCTGGCTGATGGAGCAGACGCCGACCGTCACCGCGTCGCGCGACGTCAACCCGGTGCGCCGCCCCGGCATCATGCGGCTGTGGTCCTGGCAGGCCGTCGCGCACGGCTCCGACTCGGTCCTGTACTTCCAGATGCGGCAGTCACGGGGCGCGTGCGAGATGACGCACGGCGCCGTGCTCGACCACTCCGGGCGCCTGGACACCCGCGCCTTCCGCGAGGTCGCCGGCCTCGGCGCCGAGCTCGAGCGGGCGGGCGAGGCCCTGCGCGGCGGCCGGACGCCGGCGCGCGTCGCGCTCCTGGTGGACTGGGACTCCTGGTGGGCCGTGGAGATGGCCGACGGGCCCAACCGCCTCGTGAAGTACGCCCCGACGGTGCTGGAGTGGGGCCGGGCGCTGTGGGAGGCGGGCGCGCAGCTCGACGTCGTGCCCGTGACGGCGGACCTCGGCGGGTACGACGTCGTGGCCGCGCCCCTGCTGCACCTCGTGGCCGGTGACCTGCCGGAGCGGCTCGCGGCCGTGACGGCGCGCGGCGGCACCGTCGTCACCGGCTACCTCTCGGGCCGGGTCGACGAGGACGACCGCCGGTTCCTCGCCGACGTGCCCGGCCCGCTGGCCGACCTCGTGGGTGTGCGCGTCACCGAGACGGACGCGGCCGAGCCGGAGGTCGGCAACCCGGTGGCGTTCGACGGCGACGCCCCGCTCGAGGTCCCCGGCCGGATGATCTTCGAGCTGCTGGAGCCGCACCCCGGCACCGAGGTCGTGGCGCGCTACGGCGCCGACTTCTACGCGGGCGTCCCGGCCGTGACCCGGCGCCGCACCCCGGCGACGGGTGACGCGGCGGGCGACGGCGAGGCCTGGTACCTCGGCACGCAGCTCGACCAGCCGGGCCTGGCCCACGTGCTCCGCCGCGTGCTCGCGCGGCACGACCTCCTCGGGCCGTACGCCGACGTCCCCGGGCTCGAGCTCGCCACGCGCGTGGCGCCGTCGGGCGGTCAGGTCGACCTCCTGCTCCACCACGGCACCGAGGCCGTCACCGTGGCGCTGCACGCGAGCGGCACGGACCTGATCACGGGCCGTCGGCTGCTGGCCGGCGAGGAGCTGCGCCTCGAGCCGACCGACGTCGTCGTGCTGGCGCTGTCGTGACCACCATCGAGCGGGCCGAGGTCCTGCTCACCTCGCCCGGCCGGAACTTCGTCACGCTGCGGATCACGACGTCGGACGGCGTCACCGGGCTCGGTGACGCGACCCTCAACGGGCGCGAGCTCGCCGTCGCGAGCTATCTGCGCGACCACGTCGTGCCGCTCCTGGTCGGCCGCGACCCGGCGCGCATCGAGGACCTGTGGCAGTACCTGTTCCGCGGCGCCTACTGGCGCCGCGGCCCGGTGACGATGACCGCGATCGCCGCGGTCGACGTCGCGCTCTGGGACGTCAAGGGGAAGGTGGCCGGCCTGCCGGTCTACCAGCTGCTGGGCGGCCGCTCCCGCGAGCAGGTGCTGGTCTACACGCACGCCTCCGGCGAGAGCGTGCCCGAGATGCTCGAGGACGCCGACCGCGCCCGCGAGCTCGGGTACGCGGCGATCCGCGTGCAGGCCGCCGTGCCGGGGATCGCGGGCACGTACGGCGTGAAGAAGAACGGTCGGTACGAGCCCGCCGACCACGCGCTGCCGCAGGAGCAGCCCTGGTCGACGGAGGCCTACCTGGCGTTCGCGCCCGACTACCTGCGCGCCGCGCGCGAGCACCTGGGCGCCGA
This window harbors:
- a CDS encoding GH39 family glycosyl hydrolase, with translation MTHVLVPATPQRTLTDAWRACVGTGRTREVLHADYRDSLALVQREITFGATRAHGILHDDMGLVRRYEHEGVAGTRYSFSYVDLVIDTWLEAGIAPFLELGFMPRDLASGEQTIFWWQGNVTPPRDAREWADLVAALLRHLVARYGVEQVRTWPVEVWNEPNLPDFWSGSEADYHDLYEVTAHAVKEVDAEIAVGGPAVSPGADDWLPRFADVVERRDLPCDFVSKHAYTSGPAQHVPFGTYQTLRPASHLLEQFATPSTLLAGTALAGLPVHITEFSSSYRPDNPIHDTAYQAAYLAPVLAAGGDHVASFSYWTLCDVFEEVGIPTAPFHGGFGLLGHRQVRKPVFHLYAFAAALGADVLARGGDHLVTRHPDGRIAALLWQPLDPTRVAEAGHTVRLDLSVAAPQVHVSERHVDAERGNARTAWQAMGSPLAPSARATEDLHAASVPAYRGRAVRAEGGRVVVDVELGRHGIALVEVAPTDPQPAPWLDEGRLLGGPGTKG
- a CDS encoding YesL family protein, which gives rise to MTAMTERGATGAEEVGRGPLSRGTAAFYRYLVLTALIALTTLPGSVLAFLLHRDASNAPLFALALVPLAPALSAALYAQREWERDDDQRPARPFWRGYRRNLGDVLRWWVPALALGTVLAINLAGAGLVAGAAFYVPVSLLLLVVLALLCAQMLVITATLSFRTVDAARIALHGLVRYWRFDVAVLCLLLVVGALVVLAWDPAPILASGVLLAMLRPFARPVVADVTERFTTRD
- the manD gene encoding D-mannonate dehydratase ManD, with translation MTTIERAEVLLTSPGRNFVTLRITTSDGVTGLGDATLNGRELAVASYLRDHVVPLLVGRDPARIEDLWQYLFRGAYWRRGPVTMTAIAAVDVALWDVKGKVAGLPVYQLLGGRSREQVLVYTHASGESVPEMLEDADRARELGYAAIRVQAAVPGIAGTYGVKKNGRYEPADHALPQEQPWSTEAYLAFAPDYLRAAREHLGAEVHLLHDVHHRLTPLEAARFGRSVEDVGLYWMEDPTPADSQDAFRLIRQHTTTPIAVGEVLTSIWDVKDLITEQLVDYVRCSVVHAGGITHLRRIYDLAALYNVRSGSHGASDLSPVTQAAATHLATAIPNFGIQEHMGYPDLTAEVFHGGARYDGGALHVDDVPGLGVEYDDAAAARFEYSPKYLPVARRLDGSVHDW
- a CDS encoding beta-galactosidase encodes the protein MTDPQLPTAPTAATTPVSVPLPLAPLRTPAPAPTPARLPATPGLAFGGDYNPEQWGKDVWDADYEAFDAARITTVTLGVFIWSLTQPAEDTFDFTVLDEIVQRAADEGRTICLATGTGALSPWIARAHPEVTRVDFEGRKHRYGQRHNACWSSPHFRRLAVGIAGKVAERYADHPAVVAWHIGNEYGGDGGACYCDLCAAEFRLWLQQCYGTLDELNEAWNTTFWSHRFGDWDEIVPPSALTEHWKGRGYTAFQGITLDYYRFTTDNAIRQYNEEKAAIRQFSDLPATTNFMGFFQPLDYHRWAPHLDFASWDNYPPRSDEPWRTALTHDLMRGLKDGAPFWLMEQTPTVTASRDVNPVRRPGIMRLWSWQAVAHGSDSVLYFQMRQSRGACEMTHGAVLDHSGRLDTRAFREVAGLGAELERAGEALRGGRTPARVALLVDWDSWWAVEMADGPNRLVKYAPTVLEWGRALWEAGAQLDVVPVTADLGGYDVVAAPLLHLVAGDLPERLAAVTARGGTVVTGYLSGRVDEDDRRFLADVPGPLADLVGVRVTETDAAEPEVGNPVAFDGDAPLEVPGRMIFELLEPHPGTEVVARYGADFYAGVPAVTRRRTPATGDAAGDGEAWYLGTQLDQPGLAHVLRRVLARHDLLGPYADVPGLELATRVAPSGGQVDLLLHHGTEAVTVALHASGTDLITGRRLLAGEELRLEPTDVVVLALS